Proteins encoded in a region of the Paramagnetospirillum magneticum AMB-1 genome:
- a CDS encoding IS3 family transposase (programmed frameshift) produces MSKRRNHDAAFKARVALEALKGERTVSELASAYGVHPTMIHQWKKSLLDGAAEIFERGAKKKAEVDEDTVRSLHAKIGELAVANDFLFSKAQAVDRQVRRTMIEPKHPALSIGAQCHLLSIARSSFYYEPLGETEANLELMRLIDRQFLETPFYGVRQMAWHLQNEGHPVNVKRVRRLMRLMGLMPIYQKPNTSKPAKGHKTYPYLLRGLRIDRPNQVWCADITYLPMRRGFLYLIAIMDWATRKVLAWRISNTLEADFCVEVLNEAILRFGPPEIMNTDQGSQFTSFAWIDRLKRAGTRISMDGKGRCIDNVFIERLWRSLKYECVYLHAWETGSQARAGIGPWITFYNHKRPHAAHGGRTPAVVYWNTINQTDQQARRVA; encoded by the exons ATGTCGAAGCGCAGGAACCATGACGCGGCCTTCAAGGCGCGTGTCGCCCTTGAGGCGCTGAAGGGCGAGCGGACGGTATCGGAATTGGCGTCGGCCTATGGCGTCCATCCGACCATGATCCATCAATGGAAGAAGTCCCTGCTGGACGGGGCGGCGGAGATCTTCGAACGCGGGGCCAAGAAGAAGGCCGAGGTGGACGAGGATACGGTGCGATCCCTGCACGCCAAGATCGGGGAGCTGGCCGTGGCCAACGATTTTTTGT TCTCGAAAGCTCAAGCCGTGGACCGGCAAGTGAGGCGGACCATGATCGAGCCCAAACACCCGGCGCTGTCGATCGGCGCCCAGTGCCACCTGCTGTCCATTGCGCGATCATCGTTCTATTACGAGCCCTTGGGCGAGACGGAGGCAAACCTGGAGCTGATGCGGTTGATCGACCGCCAATTCCTGGAAACGCCGTTCTATGGTGTCCGTCAGATGGCTTGGCATCTCCAGAACGAGGGCCACCCGGTCAACGTCAAGCGCGTCCGGCGGCTGATGCGGCTCATGGGCCTGATGCCGATCTACCAGAAGCCCAACACCAGCAAGCCCGCCAAGGGCCACAAGACCTATCCCTACCTGCTGCGGGGCCTGCGGATCGACCGGCCCAATCAGGTCTGGTGCGCCGACATCACCTATCTGCCCATGCGCCGGGGATTCCTTTATCTGATCGCCATCATGGACTGGGCCACCCGGAAAGTGCTGGCCTGGCGCATCTCCAACACGCTCGAGGCCGACTTCTGCGTCGAGGTGCTCAACGAGGCCATCCTGCGCTTCGGCCCGCCGGAGATCATGAACACCGACCAGGGCAGCCAGTTTACATCCTTCGCCTGGATCGACCGGCTGAAGCGGGCCGGAACCCGCATCTCCATGGACGGCAAGGGCCGTTGCATCGACAACGTCTTTATCGAGCGCCTGTGGCGGTCCCTAAAATACGAATGCGTCTATCTCCATGCCTGGGAAACCGGCTCGCAAGCAAGGGCCGGGATCGGACCCTGGATCACCTTCTACAACCACAAACGGCCCCACGCCGCCCATGGCGGAAGGACCCCCGCCGTGGTCTACTGGAACACCATCAACCAAACCGATCAGCAGGCCCGGAGAGTAGCTTAA